Proteins from a genomic interval of Clostridium sp. AN503:
- a CDS encoding MBL fold metallo-hydrolase produces MQIRVLVDNIKKNELKSEWGLAAFIEYGDHHILLDAGATGKFSSNAEAMGCDIGQVEYGVLSHAHYDHADGMGDFFAHNDRASFYLRKGAAENCYSRKWIFSKYIGIHRGVLETYQDRIVFVEGDYELLPGVTLIPHKTQGLARIGKQAGMYIKKDGAWQPDCFAHEQSLVFDTEKGLVICNSCSHGGADNIIREIAKTYPDKHIYALFGGFHLYASTEAQVRALAAGVRDTGIEKIYTGHCTGKKAFEILKEELGERAEQIYTGMVIEI; encoded by the coding sequence ATGCAGATCAGAGTCCTGGTTGACAATATCAAAAAGAATGAGCTGAAATCCGAATGGGGGCTTGCGGCCTTCATCGAATATGGGGACCATCATATTCTGCTGGATGCGGGAGCTACGGGCAAGTTTTCATCCAATGCGGAGGCCATGGGCTGTGACATTGGACAGGTGGAATACGGCGTTCTTTCTCATGCTCACTATGACCATGCGGATGGGATGGGTGATTTTTTTGCCCACAATGACAGAGCCAGTTTTTATCTCCGGAAGGGGGCAGCGGAGAACTGCTATAGCCGCAAATGGATCTTCTCCAAATATATTGGAATCCACAGGGGGGTTCTGGAAACGTATCAGGACCGGATCGTATTTGTGGAAGGGGACTATGAGCTGCTTCCGGGCGTGACTTTGATCCCCCACAAGACGCAGGGACTGGCGCGGATTGGCAAACAGGCTGGCATGTACATAAAAAAGGACGGAGCCTGGCAGCCGGACTGTTTCGCTCATGAGCAGAGCCTGGTATTTGACACGGAAAAAGGGCTTGTCATATGCAACAGCTGCTCTCATGGCGGAGCGGACAATATTATCCGGGAGATTGCGAAAACATATCCGGACAAGCATATTTACGCGCTGTTTGGGGGTTTTCATCTCTATGCGTCCACAGAGGCGCAGGTGCGCGCCCTTGCAGCCGGGGTTCGGGATACGGGGATTGAGAAGATCTACACAGGCCACTGTACAGGGAAAAAGGCATTTGAGATCTTGAAAGAAGAACTGGGAGAACGGGCCGAGCAGATCTATACGGGAATGGTGATCGAGATATGA
- a CDS encoding inorganic pyrophosphatase has product MDNNIVTVKVDRALGTYHPKHPDLFYPVNYGYVEGVMAPDGEEQDAYILGIHEAVSEFTGKLIAVIRRKDDVEDKWVVVPEHAYFTKEEIRKQVQFQEQYFDVRIEMLDEKE; this is encoded by the coding sequence ATGGACAATAATATTGTGACAGTGAAAGTGGACCGGGCGCTGGGGACATACCATCCGAAGCACCCGGATTTATTTTATCCGGTCAATTACGGATATGTGGAGGGTGTCATGGCGCCGGATGGAGAGGAGCAAGATGCTTATATCCTGGGCATTCATGAAGCGGTGAGTGAGTTTACGGGAAAACTGATTGCCGTGATCCGGCGAAAGGACGATGTGGAGGATAAATGGGTGGTGGTTCCGGAACACGCATACTTCACAAAGGAGGAGATCCGGAAGCAGGTACAGTTCCAGGAACAGTATTTTGATGTAAGAATTGAGATGTTGGATGAAAAGGAATAG
- the ilvC gene encoding ketol-acid reductoisomerase has product MAKIYYQEDCNLSLLEGKTIAVIGYGSQGHAHALNAKESGCNVIIGLYEGSKSWAKAEAQGFEVYTAAEAAKKADIIMILINDELQADMYKKDIEPNLEEGNMLMFAHGFNIHFGCINPPKFVDVTMIAPKGPGHTVRSEYQEGKGVPCLVAVEQDATGKALDMALAYALAIGGARAGVLETTFRTETETDLFGEQAVLCGGVCALMQAGFETLVEAGYDPRNAYFECIHEMKLIVDLIYQSGFAGMRYSISNTAEYGDYVTGPKIITDDTKKAMKKILSDIQDGTFAKEFLVDMSPAGRQVHFKAMRKLAQEHPSEKIGEEIRKLYSWNNESDKLINN; this is encoded by the coding sequence ATGGCAAAGATTTATTATCAGGAAGATTGTAATTTATCCTTACTGGAGGGTAAGACCATTGCAGTGATCGGTTACGGCAGCCAGGGACATGCACATGCACTGAACGCAAAAGAGTCCGGATGCAACGTGATCATCGGCCTTTACGAGGGCAGCAAGTCCTGGGCAAAGGCAGAGGCGCAGGGATTTGAGGTTTATACCGCAGCTGAGGCGGCAAAGAAGGCAGATATCATCATGATCCTCATCAATGATGAGCTGCAGGCAGATATGTACAAGAAGGACATCGAGCCGAACTTGGAGGAAGGCAACATGCTGATGTTCGCACATGGCTTCAATATCCATTTCGGCTGTATCAACCCGCCGAAGTTCGTGGATGTGACCATGATCGCTCCGAAGGGACCGGGCCATACCGTTCGTTCCGAGTACCAGGAGGGCAAGGGAGTTCCGTGTCTGGTAGCAGTAGAGCAGGATGCGACCGGCAAGGCGCTGGATATGGCTCTGGCTTATGCCCTGGCCATCGGCGGCGCGAGAGCAGGCGTTCTGGAGACCACCTTCCGCACCGAGACCGAGACCGATCTGTTCGGTGAGCAGGCAGTTCTGTGCGGCGGCGTATGCGCATTGATGCAGGCAGGCTTTGAGACCCTGGTAGAAGCTGGCTATGATCCGAGAAATGCATACTTCGAGTGCATTCACGAGATGAAGCTGATCGTAGACCTGATCTATCAGTCCGGCTTTGCAGGCATGAGATACTCCATCTCCAACACCGCTGAGTACGGCGATTATGTGACTGGACCGAAGATCATTACCGATGATACCAAGAAGGCCATGAAGAAGATCCTTTCCGACATCCAGGACGGCACCTTCGCAAAAGAGTTCCTGGTTGATATGTCCCCGGCAGGCCGTCAGGTTCATTTCAAGGCGATGCGCAAGCTGGCTCAGGAGCATCCGTCTGAGAAGATCGGTGAGGAGATCCGTAAGCTGTACAGCTGGAACAATGAAAGCGATAAGCTGATTAATAACTAA
- the ilvN gene encoding acetolactate synthase small subunit, which translates to MDRIVLSLLVDNTAGVLSRVAGLFSRRGYNIDSLTVGVTADERYSRMTVVSYGDQNILEQIEKQLRKLEDVRDIKELKPGHSVYRELIMVKVRANASQRQAVSAISDIFRATIVDVGKDSLTVMLTGDQSKLDALINLLEDYEILELARTGLTGLSRGSDDIRYLP; encoded by the coding sequence ATGGATAGAATCGTGTTATCGTTGTTGGTGGACAATACTGCGGGCGTTTTGAGCCGTGTTGCAGGGCTGTTTTCCCGCCGTGGCTACAATATTGACAGCCTGACGGTAGGCGTGACTGCGGACGAGCGTTATTCCAGGATGACCGTGGTTTCCTATGGGGATCAGAATATCCTGGAGCAGATTGAAAAGCAGCTGCGCAAGCTGGAGGACGTCCGCGACATTAAGGAGTTGAAACCGGGCCATTCCGTTTATCGGGAGCTGATCATGGTGAAGGTGCGCGCCAATGCAAGCCAGCGGCAGGCAGTCAGCGCTATTTCCGATATTTTCCGCGCTACGATCGTGGATGTGGGGAAGGATTCCCTGACAGTCATGCTGACTGGAGACCAGTCCAAGTTAGATGCCCTGATCAATCTGCTGGAGGATTATGAGATCCTGGAGCTGGCGAGAACCGGACTTACGGGACTTTCCCGCGGTTCCGACGATATCCGTTACCTGCCATAA
- a CDS encoding alpha-hydroxy-acid oxidizing protein, protein MTQKEILDQARTRLGAYCKGCEVCNGRVCRNQIPGPGSKGVGDTAIRNYDKWKEIRVQMDTLCENRPVDTTLSLFGRKFAYPFFAGPVGAVNLHYGDCYNDASYNDVLVSACAAAGIASFTGDGTNPEVMRAATEAIGSAGGIGVPTVKPWNADTVKEKMELVRGCGAFAAAMDVDAAGLPFLKNMTPPAGSKTVEELAEIIRDAGVPFIVKGVMTVKGALKAKEAGASAIVVSNHGGRVLDQCPSTAEVLPEIAAAVKGSMIILVDGGIRSGVDIFKALALGADGVLIARPFVTAVYGGGREGVEELVSRLGAELQDTMTMCGAHSLSEITRDMVR, encoded by the coding sequence ATGACACAGAAAGAGATACTTGACCAGGCGAGGACCCGTCTGGGTGCATACTGCAAGGGGTGTGAGGTCTGCAACGGGCGGGTCTGCAGAAACCAGATACCGGGGCCGGGTTCTAAGGGCGTGGGAGATACGGCCATCCGGAACTATGATAAATGGAAGGAGATCCGGGTGCAGATGGATACCCTTTGTGAGAACCGTCCGGTGGACACCACCCTCAGCCTGTTTGGCAGGAAGTTTGCCTATCCGTTTTTTGCGGGCCCGGTTGGAGCAGTGAATCTGCATTATGGGGACTGTTATAATGATGCTTCTTACAATGATGTGCTGGTGAGCGCCTGTGCAGCAGCCGGGATTGCCTCTTTTACGGGGGACGGAACCAACCCGGAGGTAATGCGGGCCGCTACGGAAGCCATCGGCAGTGCGGGCGGTATCGGTGTACCGACTGTGAAACCCTGGAATGCGGACACCGTGAAAGAAAAGATGGAGCTGGTGCGCGGCTGCGGAGCTTTTGCGGCAGCCATGGATGTGGATGCAGCCGGTCTTCCGTTTTTGAAAAACATGACTCCGCCTGCTGGAAGCAAGACAGTGGAGGAACTGGCTGAGATCATAAGAGATGCCGGTGTTCCGTTCATTGTAAAAGGCGTGATGACAGTGAAGGGCGCGCTGAAAGCAAAGGAAGCAGGGGCTTCCGCGATCGTGGTGTCCAACCATGGCGGACGTGTGCTGGATCAGTGTCCATCCACGGCTGAGGTACTGCCTGAGATTGCGGCGGCTGTGAAAGGTTCTATGATCATTCTGGTGGATGGCGGTATCCGCAGCGGTGTAGATATCTTTAAGGCTCTGGCGCTGGGGGCTGACGGCGTTTTGATCGCCCGCCCGTTTGTCACTGCTGTGTACGGCGGGGGAAGGGAAGGCGTTGAGGAACTGGTCAGCCGTCTGGGAGCGGAGCTTCAGGATACCATGACCATGTGCGGCGCCCATTCTCTGTCTGAGATCACCAGGGATATGGTGAGATGA
- a CDS encoding ZIP family metal transporter, which yields MFQIIAGILIPFLGTTLGAACVFFVKNEIKPEVQKALLGFASGVMVAASVWSLLIPAMEMSEHMGKLSFIPAAVGLSVGMAFLLLMDKIIPHLHIGSDEPEGMKSNLAKTTMLVLAVTLHNIPEGMAVGVVFAGILTGDAPISIAGAFALAIGIAIQNFPEGAIISLPLRSSGKSRGKAFVLGTLSGIVEPIGALITILLAKIVVPVLPYLLAFAAGAMLYVVVEELIPESAEGEHSNMGTLGFALGFLVMMILDVALG from the coding sequence ATGTTTCAGATTATTGCCGGAATATTAATACCGTTTCTGGGAACCACTCTCGGAGCGGCCTGTGTGTTTTTTGTAAAAAATGAGATCAAACCGGAGGTCCAGAAGGCGCTTTTAGGTTTTGCATCCGGGGTTATGGTGGCAGCATCGGTGTGGTCGCTTTTGATCCCAGCCATGGAGATGTCGGAGCATATGGGGAAACTGTCGTTCATCCCGGCGGCAGTGGGACTGTCGGTGGGGATGGCCTTCCTGCTTTTGATGGATAAGATCATCCCGCATCTGCATATAGGGAGCGATGAGCCGGAGGGTATGAAGAGCAATCTGGCGAAGACGACCATGCTGGTCCTGGCGGTGACCCTGCACAATATCCCCGAGGGGATGGCGGTAGGCGTGGTATTTGCCGGTATCCTGACAGGGGATGCGCCCATATCCATTGCGGGGGCGTTTGCACTGGCGATCGGAATCGCGATCCAGAACTTCCCGGAGGGGGCGATCATATCCCTGCCGCTGCGGAGCTCAGGAAAGAGCCGGGGGAAAGCCTTTGTGCTGGGTACCCTGTCCGGGATTGTGGAACCGATCGGCGCGCTGATTACGATCCTTTTAGCGAAGATCGTGGTGCCGGTCCTGCCGTATCTTCTGGCATTTGCAGCCGGTGCCATGCTTTATGTGGTGGTTGAGGAGCTGATACCGGAGTCGGCGGAGGGTGAGCATTCCAACATGGGGACCCTTGGATTTGCACTGGGGTTTCTGGTGATGATGATACTGGATGTGGCCCTGGGATAA
- a CDS encoding acylphosphatase: MKVRKHFYFSGRVQGVGFRYQAVRLARSLGLTGTVCNLWDGRVELEAQGEEAAVWDLVSALNRQPYISIDDMETSDMPLKEEQGFQMTNW; encoded by the coding sequence ATGAAGGTGAGAAAACATTTTTATTTTTCAGGAAGGGTCCAGGGCGTGGGATTCCGTTATCAGGCGGTGCGTCTGGCACGGTCCCTGGGGCTTACGGGGACCGTCTGCAACCTTTGGGACGGAAGAGTGGAGCTGGAAGCCCAGGGCGAGGAAGCTGCAGTGTGGGATCTGGTGTCGGCGCTGAACCGCCAGCCCTATATTTCTATAGATGACATGGAGACATCGGACATGCCTCTTAAGGAGGAACAGGGATTTCAGATGACCAACTGGTGA
- a CDS encoding MATE family efflux transporter, whose protein sequence is MRLENNLDTDDIRGLVWRLAIPSMLAQFVSVFYSIVDRMYIGNIQGTGEVALAGVGVCGPIVTLVSSFAFLVGVGGAPLMSIRLGEKNERAARQILANCFLMLSVLSVVLTAGSLLLREKLLWWFGAGESTFPYAVQYLTVYLLGTAFALMSTGMNQFIICQGYAKVGMKSVILGAAANIVLDPIFIFVLHMGVRGAALATVLSQLLSCAYVLLFLFGDRIPIRITFKGYDWQVMKRVLQIGMTPFVIISLDSVLIISLNATIQKLGGPGQGDTLLTCATIVQSFMLMVTMPLGGITSGTQTILGYNYGAKRPDRIWRAEKCIVSLGLIFTTVMFLAAQLVPEFFVRIFTRNEEYIRLTVWAIRVFTLGVIPLAVQYTIVDGFTGMGISHVAISLSLWRKAVFLAGVFLIPRFGGVTSVFYTEPVSDFVGTLVSAAAFALLFKRVVGDPAKVRKAGTVS, encoded by the coding sequence ATGAGGCTTGAGAACAATCTGGACACGGACGATATCCGAGGGCTGGTGTGGAGGCTTGCGATTCCCTCCATGCTGGCCCAGTTTGTCAGTGTCTTTTACAGTATCGTGGACCGGATGTACATTGGCAACATCCAGGGTACCGGAGAGGTGGCGCTGGCTGGAGTGGGTGTGTGCGGCCCGATCGTAACGCTGGTGTCCTCCTTTGCATTTCTGGTGGGAGTGGGCGGCGCCCCGCTCATGAGTATCCGTCTGGGGGAAAAGAATGAGCGTGCGGCGAGACAGATCCTTGCCAACTGCTTCCTGATGCTGTCGGTGCTGTCGGTCGTTTTAACCGCAGGCTCCCTGCTGCTCCGGGAAAAGCTTTTGTGGTGGTTTGGGGCGGGGGAATCCACATTTCCCTATGCGGTGCAATACCTTACGGTTTACCTGCTGGGCACGGCGTTTGCACTGATGAGTACGGGGATGAACCAGTTTATCATCTGCCAGGGTTATGCAAAGGTAGGGATGAAGTCGGTGATCCTGGGGGCCGCGGCCAATATCGTGCTGGACCCTATTTTTATCTTTGTGCTGCACATGGGCGTGCGCGGCGCGGCTCTGGCTACGGTGCTGTCCCAGCTGTTGTCCTGCGCTTATGTGCTCCTGTTTTTATTTGGGGACCGGATCCCGATCCGGATCACCTTTAAAGGCTATGACTGGCAGGTCATGAAGCGGGTGCTCCAGATTGGCATGACGCCGTTTGTGATCATCTCCCTGGACAGTGTGCTGATCATTTCACTCAATGCCACGATCCAGAAGCTGGGCGGGCCGGGGCAGGGGGATACGCTTCTCACCTGCGCCACGATCGTACAGAGCTTTATGCTGATGGTGACCATGCCGCTTGGTGGGATCACCAGCGGCACCCAGACGATCCTGGGATACAATTATGGCGCAAAGCGGCCGGACCGGATCTGGCGGGCGGAAAAGTGTATCGTCAGCCTGGGGCTTATTTTTACCACGGTCATGTTTCTCGCGGCGCAGCTTGTGCCGGAGTTTTTTGTGAGGATCTTTACAAGGAATGAAGAATATATCCGCCTGACGGTGTGGGCCATCCGGGTATTTACCTTGGGGGTGATCCCGCTGGCGGTGCAGTATACCATTGTGGACGGATTTACCGGAATGGGTATTTCCCACGTGGCGATCAGCCTGTCCCTCTGGAGGAAGGCCGTATTTCTGGCAGGAGTATTCCTGATCCCCCGCTTTGGCGGCGTGACCAGCGTATTCTACACGGAGCCGGTCTCGGATTTTGTGGGCACCCTGGTGTCCGCCGCGGCCTTTGCGCTTTTGTTTAAACGCGTGGTGGGAGATCCGGCAAAGGTGAGAAAGGCGGGGACAGTTTCATGA
- a CDS encoding EFR1 family ferrodoxin (N-terminal region resembles flavodoxins. C-terminal ferrodoxin region binds two 4Fe-4S clusters.) translates to MNLKQVTSIYFSPTESTRHVVELIAEQIHGNRESLDLTDAVKTRPDYGFTENEAVLVGVPVYGGRVPETAVRRLKRLHGHNTPAVLVVTYGNRAYEDALIELKDIMTEQGFVPAAAAAVVTEHNIVRTIAAGRPDDRDRELISGFGKQVDGLLSTVAGSHYLPGITVKGNRPYRAYHTVPMKIRVGSSCNGCGICIRKCPVQAISRTDAKVTDEERCISCMRCVRVCPRGARKVSSLLLMAVRQKLKKVCSDRKEPEFFL, encoded by the coding sequence ATGAATTTAAAGCAGGTCACGAGTATTTATTTCAGCCCCACCGAGAGCACCAGGCATGTGGTGGAGCTGATCGCAGAGCAGATACATGGAAACAGGGAGAGCCTTGATCTGACCGATGCGGTGAAGACCCGGCCGGATTATGGTTTTACGGAGAATGAAGCGGTGCTGGTGGGCGTGCCGGTGTATGGGGGCAGAGTGCCTGAGACGGCGGTGCGGCGCCTCAAAAGACTGCATGGGCATAACACGCCTGCGGTCCTGGTGGTCACTTACGGCAACCGGGCTTATGAGGACGCGCTCATAGAGCTGAAGGACATTATGACAGAGCAGGGGTTTGTGCCAGCGGCGGCGGCAGCGGTGGTCACGGAGCACAATATTGTGCGCACCATTGCAGCCGGGCGTCCGGATGACCGGGACCGGGAACTGATAAGCGGTTTTGGGAAGCAGGTGGACGGGCTTTTATCCACGGTGGCAGGCAGCCATTATCTGCCGGGCATCACAGTAAAGGGCAACCGTCCATACAGAGCGTACCATACCGTACCGATGAAGATCAGGGTAGGTTCCTCCTGCAATGGCTGTGGGATCTGTATCCGCAAATGCCCGGTTCAGGCGATTTCCCGCACGGATGCGAAGGTGACTGACGAGGAGCGCTGCATTTCCTGTATGCGCTGTGTCAGAGTTTGTCCCAGGGGGGCCAGAAAGGTCAGCTCCCTGCTTTTGATGGCGGTACGCCAGAAACTGAAAAAAGTCTGTTCGGACAGAAAGGAACCGGAATTTTTCCTATGA
- a CDS encoding MarR family winged helix-turn-helix transcriptional regulator, whose translation MGKKETMRQETLGQETLKQEPASTARCIGILNRSFKQYSEKQLEPYGLTNGLYLYLLYVCHFPGCSLVNLRDSLGADKAYVTRAVTKLCDLGYIRKAQREGDGRSYCLYLTEKGQEQMAVIRDVPRNWNQTAESCLEPDERIQLNRLLNKLCDNLPSGPLPR comes from the coding sequence ATGGGAAAGAAGGAGACAATGAGGCAAGAGACATTGGGGCAGGAGACATTGAAACAGGAACCGGCCAGCACCGCGCGCTGTATCGGAATCCTGAACCGCAGCTTTAAACAGTACAGCGAGAAACAGCTGGAGCCTTATGGGCTGACCAACGGGCTGTACCTCTATCTGCTCTATGTCTGTCATTTTCCGGGCTGTTCCCTGGTGAACCTGCGGGACAGCCTGGGCGCGGACAAGGCCTATGTGACGCGGGCTGTGACAAAGCTCTGTGATCTGGGGTATATTAGGAAGGCGCAGCGGGAGGGGGACGGCAGAAGTTACTGCCTGTATCTAACGGAAAAAGGCCAGGAGCAGATGGCGGTCATCCGCGATGTGCCCAGGAACTGGAACCAGACGGCGGAATCCTGCCTTGAGCCGGATGAAAGAATACAGTTAAACCGTCTGCTCAATAAACTCTGTGATAATCTGCCGTCTGGACCTCTACCCAGATAA
- a CDS encoding NADH:flavin oxidoreductase, with the protein MEKLFTPLQIGNVRLKNRIVFAPTSMGPSGPEAYEEIAAGGAGLIVIADLSVAPSMMGAPGLDSEEYLDGFKRIADLCHQYGCKVSAQLFHPEYDPVYIRGLYLKARGEEGPSPDEIRKLLAENTMEYCDRLTAEEVERIIQAFAAAAERAGRAGFDMVQIHGDRLVGSFTSPLFNHRADLFGNHVELPRRIVRAVREKEPELPVDYKLTIRMEKEHLGRGGISETEVPEFVRELDACGVDSYHVTLANHTDVENTIPRRNHRLLPGEGCFAGLAKLVKQYTDRPVCAVGKLQAPKTVRAVLEDGIDLVGMSRQLIADARWPEKVEQGITDEILYCRYCNQLCMGALRGGRPIGCILHRHS; encoded by the coding sequence ATGGAAAAACTGTTTACCCCGCTGCAGATAGGAAATGTGCGTTTAAAAAACCGGATTGTTTTCGCGCCGACCTCCATGGGGCCGTCAGGTCCGGAAGCATATGAGGAGATCGCGGCAGGAGGAGCCGGGCTGATCGTGATAGCTGATCTGTCGGTGGCGCCGTCTATGATGGGAGCGCCGGGGCTGGACTCGGAGGAATATCTGGATGGGTTTAAGCGGATCGCAGACCTGTGTCATCAATACGGCTGTAAGGTCAGCGCCCAGCTGTTCCATCCGGAATATGATCCGGTCTATATCCGTGGGCTTTATCTGAAGGCGCGGGGAGAAGAAGGGCCTTCGCCGGATGAGATCAGAAAACTGCTGGCAGAAAATACCATGGAGTACTGTGACAGGCTTACGGCGGAGGAAGTGGAGCGTATCATCCAGGCGTTTGCAGCGGCGGCAGAGCGGGCTGGAAGGGCAGGCTTTGACATGGTACAGATTCACGGGGACAGGCTGGTGGGGAGCTTCACCTCTCCATTGTTCAACCACAGGGCGGATCTGTTTGGAAACCATGTGGAACTGCCCCGTCGGATTGTCCGTGCCGTGCGGGAGAAGGAGCCGGAGCTGCCGGTGGACTATAAGCTGACGATCCGCATGGAGAAAGAACATCTGGGGCGCGGAGGTATCTCTGAGACGGAGGTCCCGGAGTTTGTGCGGGAGCTGGATGCATGCGGTGTGGACAGCTATCATGTCACTCTCGCCAATCACACGGACGTGGAGAATACGATCCCCCGCAGGAACCACCGGCTTCTGCCCGGCGAAGGATGTTTCGCAGGGCTGGCAAAGCTTGTGAAACAGTATACAGACCGTCCGGTCTGCGCAGTCGGGAAGCTTCAGGCCCCGAAAACCGTGCGGGCTGTCCTGGAGGACGGCATTGATTTGGTGGGTATGTCACGCCAGCTGATCGCAGATGCACGATGGCCGGAAAAAGTGGAACAGGGCATAACAGATGAAATCCTTTACTGCCGGTACTGCAATCAATTGTGCATGGGCGCCCTGCGGGGCGGCCGGCCCATCGGATGTATTTTGCACAGGCATTCATAA
- a CDS encoding MerR family transcriptional regulator produces MRTVKEVADLTGISVRTLQYYDEIGLFKPTQVTEAGYRLYDDPALEVLQQILFFKELDFSLKDIRMIMEDPGFDRVEAFKKQRTLLELKRDRLNRLLSLLEKLEKGETHMSFKEFDLSEYIETLEKFRSEEAEAVRKYWGSMEAFDEFIQRARDHEEEIAKSAVRYYGSVEKYTAAMKDNLAHFSEHMEHMQEIKEKGYVEKNKQLQDELYKDIKRDPASDEVQDIIRRLMELGEETSMNMDMGENYWDVMIDGYLHNDTLIAAIDKLYGDGASRFTGEAYRCYLKNKK; encoded by the coding sequence ATGAGGACCGTAAAAGAGGTTGCGGACCTGACCGGGATCAGTGTCAGGACACTGCAGTATTATGATGAGATCGGCCTGTTTAAGCCCACGCAGGTTACGGAGGCAGGATACAGGCTGTATGATGATCCGGCGCTGGAGGTCCTTCAGCAGATCCTGTTTTTTAAGGAGCTGGATTTTTCTCTCAAGGACATCAGGATGATCATGGAGGATCCTGGATTTGACAGGGTGGAGGCGTTTAAGAAGCAGAGAACCTTGCTGGAATTAAAGCGGGACCGGCTGAACCGGCTGCTGTCGCTTTTAGAAAAATTGGAAAAGGGGGAAACACACATGAGTTTCAAGGAGTTTGATCTCAGCGAATATATTGAGACGTTGGAGAAGTTTCGGTCTGAGGAAGCGGAGGCTGTCAGGAAATACTGGGGTAGCATGGAGGCATTTGATGAATTTATCCAGAGAGCCAGAGATCATGAGGAGGAGATCGCCAAGTCTGCGGTCAGGTATTATGGAAGCGTCGAAAAGTATACGGCAGCAATGAAGGATAATCTGGCTCATTTTTCGGAACATATGGAGCATATGCAGGAAATAAAAGAAAAGGGATATGTAGAAAAGAATAAACAGCTCCAGGATGAATTGTATAAGGACATTAAAAGAGACCCGGCCTCAGATGAGGTGCAGGATATTATCAGAAGGCTTATGGAGCTGGGGGAGGAAACCAGTATGAATATGGATATGGGGGAAAATTACTGGGATGTGATGATTGACGGATACCTCCATAATGACACACTCATTGCGGCTATTGATAAGCTCTATGGGGATGGCGCGTCAAGATTTACGGGGGAGGCCTATCGTTGCTATTTAAAAAATAAGAAGTAA